The Setaria viridis chromosome 6, Setaria_viridis_v4.0, whole genome shotgun sequence genome includes the window TCCGTGCCTTGTGTTGCTGCAGCTTACCTGAAGTTTCTGTTGTGATTTTAGCCTCGCAGGTGATTTCCCACtgtttctgaaaattcccactGCAACTGGAGCTTGTTCGAGTTTTTGCAGCTACCCTTTGTTTCCTATCTTTGCATTGTACTACAAAGGCTCTGCAATTTAGTTTCTAGTTTCAGTGAAAATGAAGCCATGGGTCTCAGGATCAAACAAAAGAAGATGCAAAATCATACAAAATGTACTACCTGAAACCAGGAAGGGCATCTCTCACTTGTCCTGTTTCAGGAGAGCACATAGGTAGAGTAGCAGCTTGTTCAGCATGCAATCTCAGAATCGGTGCTATCACGCAGATATTTTCAATATACAGCTACCCAAATATGGCAGGTCAACAGTCAAGATGAACCCTGTTTCACGGGTTTGCTGCATCGAATGGATTCTCAGTCATCAGGTAAACTTTCCATCCATTGGCATTACATGGTACATTACTGCTTATACAAAattaaaaagagaagaaaattatACAACAGGCACACCATTTCTTCCAAAATTGCAAAATCGTGGCACATGAAGCTTGTCATTCCATAAAGCTGCCACCTCACTGTTTTCATCCAAGCAATACAACATTCCAAAGGCAGCCATTGCAGATCATGACAGCCCTCGTTCCACAGTCCACTTAGAAGTGGCTCTCTCAAACTTCTTTACCTTTATAAGCACCAAAAGGATTTGGTTGCTAGGTTAGGTCACACGAAAGGTTAGGCACTTAACTGTACTAGTATGGGCACCAATCGCTGACATTATGTGGTTAGTTAGATACCATCCAGTCCTGCTGGATTTTATTGTTCTTTTCCATTCAGTAGACAGGACTGCGATCTCGTTTTCCAGTCAATCTTCGGCTCCTTGGAGATGGTGATGATGCTTTACCATAGCCACCTGATCTCATCTCTGTCCGGCAAATTAAGAaatggaaaataagaaaaagataTCATTGTATGCAATAAGCAAAATACCTCATTCTTCATGCAATTGTAGATTAACAGAAATTTTTATTTACCCCTTTCTCTTTTAAGCTCCTGGTCCAACTCTTCCTTCCACTTCTGTATTTTGGAAAAGCTAAGGCTGTAAAAGGTAGTAGTTTAACTGTTAGGTATCAGTTGGAACATCAAGATGAATGAGTAACTAAGTGTCGGGTCGACCAAATTAAACAAATGATAGCTCAAGATCATGTTGTTCATTGGGAAATCAAGAGGGGAGAACAAGCAAAATACCCTAATTAAATTAGTCCTACAGAGAAGCATTTTTACAATAAAGTCGAATTGCTGTGCTATAGAAATATTTTCTGTGGAAATATGGGATGGTACAGTAGGTGCTATTTCTTTTATATACATTTCACAAAAAGCTATTATGCTGGCTTAATGATGATAGGACTAAACACCCCTCATCATATATTGAATTGCAGGAGTATATATGCAAGTGAATTTAATCTTTACACTGTAAGCAACGTGCTTCGCACAAACCTTGGATAGTCTTGAATATCATCATGGACCTTATCCTCAAGTTTATTGAGTTGAGGAGAAGCTATTTCTCTCAAGACACGACTGCTCTCCACACTGCTTCTTGAGAAGCGCCTAGCGCAACTCCTGGGACAAGCATTATTCAGATTAACACAAATTGGCTCTATTGCTGCACCTCCCACCATCTTAATTGCTCGAGGGGGTAAATGGGGATTGGCCATGTTGCTTGCTCGGGAAACATCACTGACTCTTTGAGAAGCTCCAGCATTCACTgtgttgtagaattcatataaAGGTGTCTGTAGTTTCTTTAGATCCATGGCCTGTCAAGAACCCAAAAAATTGTTAATTGAATTATTGTTTATTAGAAATAAAGGGGCTGAACTTCGAATTTGCCAAACATAACAAACACCTTTTCATCCAGAAATTCCTTTATTTTTGATTCTGTAAATTCATCATCCTCTTCACAGCTTCCTTCACAAGGGAAAGTAAAATCATTTTCAGACATCTGTCTTTCTGCAAGCTTGCCTAATCCACCAAACTCCCTTGATTGACTAAATCGTTGCTCTGGGCTTATGTCAAGCCTTCTGTCCCATTCATCAGATGGTTCACACATAGGATTGAAGCTCTGGAATTGACAGAAACATCACATAGCAGTAAGAACACCACTTAGGCAATTCAAAATACAAATTTCAGGGGTGTGTACAAGCTAAGTTTAGTAGTGAAAGTATATAAAATAGCAAGAGTGAAGCGCAAACTCTCTTACTGATCCAACCATTGGCACGTCATCATTGTCAGGAAACTGACTCATGTCATCATCATTGCGGTGCAGATCCCATACTGGTCTGGTGTCTGATGACTTGTATGAATTCAAGTTGCGTAGCTTGCCTGGGCGACTCAAGTCCCTATTCAGAAGTCGTGGAACTTGCTCAGTACAATACTGAAAGTGGACGCTCTACTAGGTTCAAGAATAAATTTACACCAGAAGTCACTTACGAGTCATCAGTTGGCATTAGATAGGCAGCAGGCTCGTTGCTGGTGGTTTCCTGTCAGTATTTACTTGGTTAGATTGCCATTTTAGGTCAAACAAGAGAGAAGAAGGGATAGTCAAATTAGCTCTGACAATCAAACCTTGGGCGCAGCATGATTAATCTGACAAAAATCCTCCATACCTCCTGTAACAAATGGGTGCTGCAAAAATGTTTAAAGGTGTTACTCTTTTCAAAGTATAACAATGTGCAATTATAGCTACTGAAATGCCACAGGCATTAATACAGGAAGTCTAATTTCCAATACCTGTAGTAAGTCTGATGCAGCAGATCTCATTTCTGGTTCCCTGAAATAAGAATCAAGATTGTCAAGGTGCTTGAAATTGGAGTCATTTACTAGTTATTATTTCCAAGTGTAGAAAAAGTAAACCGAATTTCCTAGCTGATAAACTTAAACACAATTTCTTAAAGATCCATGTACCAACAAATGTTGACTGGACAACACATAATTGCCTCACAAGCAACAAATTATGTGCTAGTTATTATTGTACAACTTATTTTGTCCTTCTTCCATCCTTGGTTATATTAGGTGTTTATACATGTGCATACTTCATTGAATTTGTACCCATCTTTAGTCTTAGTAACCAATGAACAAAGATAATTGAAAGGCTTGGTAAATGCGATAGCAACACTTTAGGAAGATGGAGCACTTTCCACATCTAACACTTCAAAGTATGTAACAGAAAATAATTGTTTTATTTTAGAAAGTGTTTGCATTTACATCAAACACATGCTAGgacacagtttttttttttaaaaaaagaaacatgctTGTGCAGAACCCTGCAGTCTGAAGAGGGGACATCACAAAAGCAATCCAATGTGCTAATAAAGTTGTGCAATATTCCATTGTTATGTAACTGATACCTTTGACTTTGTAAACTCCAATATGCAACATTAATTAATTTTACTATGATGGAACAACAATCATGCAAACAAATCAACTAGTGCCCTTTCCAGATGATCATCCTAGGGAGTGCAAGTGTAGTTTTGTGAACACTGCAAATGAAAGTCTAGTACCTTGCTTTAAAAGTTACTTCTGTGATAATTTAGAGCTTTGAAAAAAGGTGTTATAAATTTGTGAAAGTCGTAACTTTAATATATCAGTTGTCAAATGTTGGAACATGTCTCTGCACAGCTATAAGTGTTATGATGATAGTTCTATCTCTATGTATAGTTGCATACATGACTAGGAGCACTCGTTTCAATTAAGATATGAAGTCAATAAATTATAAATTAACACTGAAACAAAAGGCTTTTTGtgattttttaacaaaaaatgTATAAGTTGGCAAAAGAAATTTCATGAATATAGAAAGTTCTCCATTAGACCACATGTCAAGGCTATTGAATTTTATCTTTACTCATTAGGCTGTAAGTTTTCCATGCAGCAATAATTGTCATTCATCAAGAGGTATAAGGCATAAAGATGTACTTTTGTAAGCATTTTAACAGAAAATCCTTGGCTTCTGCAGAGAGATGCTCTGGTATAGGTGGGTGTGATTTCGTCGTCCCAACATAATAAAGAAGAGAAACCTGAAAAGATTTAGTGACTGTTAATAATAATCAATGCCTATAAATTCCAGAAGACAAACATATGCTGCCATTTCACCTCTTGATATTCGTGACTCCAGGGAGGTTTGCCTGTCGCCATTTCAATAACAGTGCACCCAACACTCCATATATCAGCAGAACTGCAACAATGGATACTAAGTATCAAttcaaaagataaaaaaatgcaGCAGAAAGTGGCCCAAGTGCTTGGAATAAACTAGCAGGAGAGATATCTACTGCAAACTGAGCTAGGTGTACTCATGCAAATCCTTTGGAGCAGCAATTTGAAATGGAAAAAATTcagagaaaataaatgtgtaCAGAAATGTTTACATGAAGTAAAGGAAACTATAAGTAGTTCAGTTACAAATAAAAAATGTTGGCAAATGGTAGTATGTCAGTAAGAAACGATGCTCCTGGTTCCTGTTTTGCTGTTTGTCCAATACCTTCAAGGATTTGTTACAAAAGTAGCAATATTATGGACATAATACAATTTTTTAGACAGAAACAAATTGTACTTATCAGGCTCCTATAGTTAAGGGAGATCACATATTATTCTTCATTATTAAAAAGTAACCACAGAGGTGCAATTTTCCTTTTCAACTATACAATGCTCAATACAAAAATAAAGTCATGGCTTACCAATTGTGGCCACTCCCAACAATAACCTCTGGTGCCATCCAATATGGTGTACCTTTCATCGACTTTGCAGCAGTTGCAGTTGCCTGACAGACATAGTAGTATGAGAAGGATTTAAACACATGCAAAATATAGACAATAAAAGGACACAAGGCGTGTTGTCTTGCAATGATGTATAGAATTGAACAAGAATAAAGTTGTTTCTGTGTTTCCCTTTTAGCCATCTCACATGGCTCTATAATGAGTTCTGCTATAATTTATTTACTTTATTTTAATAGAGCTTAAAAATGGATAAGAATGGGCAGGAAACTTCAAAGCGTATAAAAAATAGAAGTCAAATTTTAAGTTAGATCTAGCACATGGTTAAACTTGACTTGAACTAGGATTAACAAATGAATCACAAGACATGCGGACAACAAATATTGGACATAACTAACAATACACTCACCAACTTTTCTACTTGTTTAGATGCTCCAAAATCCGCTAACTTGATGCATCCTTTGTTATCAACAAGTATGTTTGCTCCCTGAAATATGGTAGAATCTTAAGAACTCCGTATCATAATCTCATCATCAAAAACATTTAAGGACGTAGAGTTTAATTACTGGAGAAATACTCATGCCTTTATATCCCTATGTATGATTCCATTTCGATGCAAATACTCCAAGCCATGCAAAAGCTGTTTAGTGTACTTCCTGATGACCTGAAAACAAATAAAGTGAATGAAAAATTACTCTTCGCTGACCAACTcatcataaaaaataaaaaaaacaaagagaatATGTAATACTAACAGCCTCAGGGAATGATCCGAGCCTCCCAAGTAATGACTGTATCGAGCCCCCAGGAACAAATTCTAGCAAAATATTTAGTGTATTTTCCTCCTGTACTGTTCCAATATATCTCTGATCAAACAACACCAAAGGTATCAAACACTACTGCCAAAAGAAAGGTTAACCATGTCAAAATTTATAGCGCACTTACAACAATGTTAGTATGTTTGAGGTTCTTAAGCATTCTCACTTCGTCCTCAAGCTCCCTTACATGTGCCTAGTCAAGAAAATTTTATATAAGCATCATTTTAGGATCCGCTAAGAAAGCGAATTTGCGAATTGGGCAAACGGCAAAGATAAGCAAGCTAGAAGAGCAAAGATACTCACTTGGGCCTTCTCTCTTGTCGCGTTGCTGCTTCCGATTAGAACCTGCAACCAAAAAAACCAGCAAGAGGTCCATCAGATCGCCCAAAAACTTCCCCCAACATAAAGCCTAGCTTCATAGTGGAAGCTTCCTAACCTGCTTGACGGCCAGGAGCTCGCCGGAGTGGAGGTCCATGCCGAGGTAGACCTGCCCGAACGCGCCGCTCCCGATGAGGTCGCCCTTCCGCCACCGGATCGGCGgattctcctcccctccgccagTTCCTTCTCCCACCACACCGCCACATCCGTCTGAGGCTgaggccccggccccggccccggcggtgggcgggggcggcgactGAGGCGGCGGAAGGAGGCGCGTGGGCGAGGGGCTCTTAGCCGCCATCCCAAGCAGCCCCATCCCCCGCGACCTGCGGACGCGGCTGCTGATCCGCTCCCTGAACCCTCCACCACCCGCGGCGgcgaaggaagaggagggggaagcGGCGGCCTCGTCGAGCGCGGAGGCGCCCGAGCGGAAGGAGATGGAGCGGCGCACGGAGTCGAACAGATCGtggaacccgccgccgcctgcgtcgTCGCGCCGCATGGTGTGGCCGGCCGTCAGCGGCGAGGAGCGGAAGGGGGTGGGATCGAGTGGGGAATTGGGGATTTGGTGATTTCCTTGGCTTCGATCTCTGCGGTGTGGCTCGGCGATTTGAAAATCTTGGCGTTGGGGGAGGCGGGGTTGGACGTAAATGACCCTGCCGACTCGACCGTTGGGACGGGACGGACGGGGATTTGGTTTTGAGGGTACAGTGGGCTTTAAGGGTGGGCCAAAATTCGGGCCGTAGAAACATGCTAATTCGCACATAAGCGTTCATGGGCTTTGGTTCCATGAACTTTgcatcacatcgaatattcgatgctaattataaggacataagttaattataaaaataattacacagatagaagctaattcacgagacgaatgtATTAAGTCTAATCAATcaattattagcaaatggttactgtagcatcatattgtcaaaacatgaactaattaggctttatagattcatctcgtaaattagtctccatacgtgcaattggttttgtaattagtccatatttaatactcctaattaatatctaaacattcaatgtgacaggaattttagaatcTCCTAAAGAACCAAAACACCCCCTGACACATTCtactccatcgccgccgccatggaacTAGTGGAACttatacttttttaaaaaaaagcaatgGAACTTATCACCGTCGCAGAGAAATACTCGTACCTTTATATCCCTACGTATGATTCGTGAGCCGCCTCAGCTCGAACGATTCAATTCGGGTCGACCTCTCAAAGGAAGTGAGCCCAAGTCTAGATTTCAGCTGATTTTCTTAACAAGCGCCCACAACTAATATGACAATACTAGACTTAGTTTTCATTAAACTACTGGTATTATTTGGCTAAAATGAAATTTTCATTCAACTTATAAGTCAAAAAAAGTACTAATTAAGACTATTTTAAGTCTTCAAACGTCTATTTTGTCCCAATATATTAACTTGTTATTTATATCTCTGATATCGCTTGAGCTATACTTTTAGATATTGCTATTATGCTTAATATTATTATATGTTATactctctgttccaaattgtaagtcgttttaacTTTCTTTGAAACTcaaaagtttgaccaaatttatacaataaagttcTAATATTTCTTAaaccaaataagtactattagatcctttattaaatatattttcatagtatatttaTTCGGTTCCATAAATCTTTGcaatcctctctataattttcgtcaaacataaaaaaatggttgactctccaagaaagttagaatgatctacaatttgaaacgagaGTACAAGCTAGTGGCCATCATTCTTGAAACAAGATACAAGGAGTATTTGTCGTAGCGTTTGTCATATGCTCCTAAATGGCATCTTTGACTAGTATTCTCTCGGCCATATATAGGTATGCTAAATAAAGATTATCTGATGCTGTACGTGCCAAGTGGAGCAAGTGGCCCCAGTATTTGGTGCTATTTACTTAAACGCATCAGTATCAATACATACCGGCACATATATATCAATATTTTAGCCGGTTTGCAAATCAACAATAGTTATAAATGtattggtttgaattttgaatgattGCAATGAATTTGAACGGTTACGCACGCGATAGTCGAGAGAAGTTGAAGAGGTATCTTTTGATGACGGGTATGAAGTCGAGAGAGAAGAGTTGAACCGCTGTGGTCTTTTCGATGATGGGGGTGCGAAATCGACA containing:
- the LOC117861521 gene encoding mitogen-activated protein kinase kinase kinase NPK1 produces the protein MRRDDAGGGGFHDLFDSVRRSISFRSGASALDEAAASPSSSFAAAGGGGFRERISSRVRRSRGMGLLGMAAKSPSPTRLLPPPQSPPPPTAGAGAGASASDGCGGVVGEGTGGGEENPPIRWRKGDLIGSGAFGQVYLGMDLHSGELLAVKQVLIGSSNATREKAQAHVRELEDEVRMLKNLKHTNIVRYIGTVQEENTLNILLEFVPGGSIQSLLGRLGSFPEAVIRKYTKQLLHGLEYLHRNGIIHRDIKGANILVDNKGCIKLADFGASKQVEKLATATAAKSMKGTPYWMAPEVIVGSGHNCSADIWSVGCTVIEMATGKPPWSHEYQEVSLLYYVGTTKSHPPIPEHLSAEAKDFLLKCLQKEPEMRSAASDLLQHPFVTGGMEDFCQINHAAPKETTSNEPAAYLMPTDDSDLSRPGKLRNLNSYKSSDTRPVWDLHRNDDDMSQFPDNDDVPMVGSSFNPMCEPSDEWDRRLDISPEQRFSQSREFGGLGKLAERQMSENDFTFPCEGSCEEDDEFTESKIKEFLDEKAMDLKKLQTPLYEFYNTVNAGASQRVSDVSRASNMANPHLPPRAIKMVGGAAIEPICVNLNNACPRSCARRFSRSSVESSRVLREIASPQLNKLEDKVHDDIQDYPSLSFSKIQKWKEELDQELKREREMRSGGYGKASSPSPRSRRLTGKRDRSPVY